The Xiphophorus couchianus chromosome 3, X_couchianus-1.0, whole genome shotgun sequence genome segment CCCTCGCCTGTAACTACGGCCAGGCGGTGCCGGTAGATTGGCGGCAGTCTCGGACGCGCTCCCTCTACATCTCCACGTTTAACCTTGAGGAGAGACTGGTGAGCCGCCTCCTGCCCCACTCCTCCCCTCCCCTCATCCTCCCACCAAATCCCTCCTGTGTTTATCTCACAAAGCTGAAATTCTCCCTCATTGTGGCTGATTAAATTCCCTTCCCCCCTCTCAACCCATTCTGTCCCCGGATAGAGAGAGACGGACGATGCGGCGGAGCTGTCCGACGAGGACGAGCTCAGGGAGCAGCTGGACATGCACTCCATCATTGTCCCCTGTGTGGACCAGGAGCCCCTTGTCACGGCGGAGCAGGTGCAAAATGAGCTCACATCGCACTCTCATTCAGATATTTGATCTTCTGATGcattggttttttttcccctcgtGCAGGTCATCGAGGAGATCGAGGAAATGATGCAGGACTCACCCGATGCGGAGGCAGAGCGGAATCCCTCCCAGTCGGACCTGTCCATGCTCTCTGTGGACATCCGGCGCAGCAGTCCCGGCTTCGAGCACAGTGAGTGGCCGCTACAGCGAGCAAAAACGGGGGGCTTTTCTCACAAGCAGCTTTTGCTCAGTATGTGTGTGATGACTCCAGGGCTGAGGTCCCTGAGCGCTGCCGAGCTGCTGGAACGTCTGACAGAGACAGAGGTGAACATCAGGAGGTTCTCTGAGGAGCTGGTGCAGCAGCTGGCCGTCAGAGACGAGCTGGACTTCGAGAAGGAGGTGAAGAACAGTTTCATCTCGGCGCTCATCGATGTGCAGAACCGGCAGAAGGAGCACAGGGAGTCgctgaggaagaagaaaaagctgaaagGCGGAGCCGGAGCAGCTCAGGGTCTGCCGGAGAGAACACCTGGATCAGTAAATAATCTTAACGAATCATTCTGACAGCAGGACTTTGCTATTCTGTTGGGGGAAACACACTTTCCTGTACTTCCTAAATACTTTATTtgattcaacattttttttccctttcgtttcttcttcacttttcttccttcctccttAGCGCTTCAGCATGGACGGCCTCTCCTCTGTTATTCAAAACAGCTTCCGGCAAACATTTGGCAGTGGCTGCAGCGAAAGACAGGTTCTACTTCTCACATAGCCACAAGCTTtacttttctgttcttttcttctctttgttttgctctggAAATGTAACTTTTCCGGCAACACAAATGCTTTGCTTAGCTTTGTCCCACCTTTCCTGTGGTTCACAGTATTTGACCACAGTCATTCCCTATGAGAAAAAAGGACTACCTCCGTCGATTGAAGACCTCCAGATCCTGACCAAGAGTAAGCCTTCTCATCTCTACTCTTCTGTTTGGCTTGATTTAGCTCAGTCAGCGCTGATTTGTTGATCTATTCCAGTTCTGCAAGCTATGAGCGATGACAGCGACAAGGTGCCTGGTCTCTTGACGGACTACATCCTCAATGGTGAGCGTTTCTCTCCTCTGTTTCTACCCTGTCACCATTAACGACAAGCCCTGTTTTATCTGAGCTCTCCAGTTGCTGTTGAGCTAAATACAGGTTCTTAGTTCCACAGTTTATTTTGcttcacatttagtttttatttaactatatAACACAGACTTTACTTTTCATCAAGTTAATAGTCACCACGTAAATTTCCAGAACTTACTAGTAAAAACGTACCCAGTAAGTTCTGATTATTAAATTCCCCTATTTCTAAGCTCTGAGAAAGTAACTTAATGAATGTTTCAGATAAAGTACCTGAACGTTACTAGCAAGTTCCATTATTCTTGTGAAAAGTAACGTCTGGGCTCTGGGAGAGAAAATTGTGCACCATTTCTAGAGTTAAATTTGATCCACAAGACAGTTAAAATATAGCTGTAGTGCCTTTCAAAACGAATGGAAAcaaatacatggttttcaagAGATTTTTGCAGTAACAATctgaaaagtctgtttttataCCTTGCCTTTCTGAGTGAATACTTGGTTGAATCATATTTTGACCGCAATTACAACTTTAACACTTTTAGGGCCTCTCTCTGCCAGTTTTCACATCTACAGACTGAAATTTTCCCTATTCGTCTGGTCAAGTTCAGCCATGTTAGACATAGAGCATCTCTGAATGTTAATTTGCATAACTGGATAAACCTTCCCATTGAATCAGTCCCATCCTGTGACACCAGTTTAGATGTTGGTCAGTGTTTGTAAGGTTTTCATTTGTGCTGTGGTTTTATGGATAATTGACTGAACTGAGCCAAATCAAGTTTGTGATATTGTTTTGTTCTCCACatctttctccctgacctgtttgctgtttctcctgctcttcatcatgctgtttgtttactaatgttcttTAATAAACCTGCAACATCTTTCCAGCATAACTGTCTGTATGGTGAGATTAGACTACACAGCTTACCTTGAGTTGGTCTCACATAAAACCCTCTTAAGATACAGTACAATTTGAGgctgaaaagtgtaaaaaagaTCAACTGTTGCAAACACATCAGGAAGACACTGTATGCATCCTTGAAAAGACTCCCAGCGTTTTCATGTTGCAGTCGTGTGACTCTGACAGTGAGAAGCTAAAAAACTCAAAGTTGCAGTAAATGATCCCAGTGTGTATCTTAGAGGGGTGGAAGATTACACAGTGTGTCTCGGTGTGTGTactgaaaaagtacacacatcCCTGTGTGTCTTTTATCTCATCCCCTTTTGTTAGTAGCTCTGTTGACACTGCTTGTTCCAACTCGTTCCTGTGGTCTGATCCTGGTTCTCCTGCTTTTATCACTCTGCATTTATGCTTGGCTGTTTCTTACGAATGTGCTTTTTCAGTCggcttttctgctttttccatttcctttcaGCTTCATATTTTTCGCCTGTATTTAGTGCCTGTCTTTGTCCTACATGTTCTCAATTTATCCTCTTTTTTGTTAGTCTTTGGTTTTAATTGAAATAGTTATGAGACAAAATGAATCTATGTGGCTCAGTCTTAGTAAGAACAAATAGAAATGGACAGGAAAAGATCTGGAAAAGGTGAAATATCGAAGTTTGTGTCTTCTTTTGAtcttttcattgttgtttttttgtctttctccaCTTCTCACATTCTTCACAATCTTATGCTGCTTTACTCTCTAGCTCTGGTCTGAGCTTTGGACAGCGAGGTTTGTGGCACATTCCTGTGTGACATTGTTGTTGTTCCATAGATCACAATGCGATAGCGCCCCCTGTCCACCAAAGGGTGTAGTTCAGTCTGACCTCAAAGATGTCCC includes the following:
- the fez2a gene encoding fasciculation and elongation protein zeta-2 isoform X4, with the protein product MVRAMDAPIAHFDDDRPNLADVTAGSVPQHGRAEVSPAAGEAVARLLLDQDDPPGRADSDGSPKQSSVCRSTEEHLNGPDGKLSACLENVKPDRIGPVSVFTEETLLEKDEIWNALACNYGQAVPVDWRQSRTRSLYISTFNLEERLRETDDAAELSDEDELREQLDMHSIIVPCVDQEPLVTAEQVIEEIEEMMQDSPDAEAERNPSQSDLSMLSVDIRRSSPGFEHRLRSLSAAELLERLTETEVNIRRFSEELVQQLAVRDELDFEKEVKNSFISALIDVQNRQKEHRESLRKKKKLKGGAGAAQGLPERTPGSRFSMDGLSSVIQNSFRQTFGSGCSERQYLTTVIPYEKKGLPPSIEDLQILTKILQAMSDDSDKVPGLLTDYILNGERFSPLFLPCHH
- the fez2a gene encoding fasciculation and elongation protein zeta-2 isoform X3 encodes the protein MVRAMDAPIAHFDDDRPNLADVTAGSVPQHGRAEVSPAAGEAVARLLLDQDDPPGRADSDGSPKQSSVCRSTEEHLNGPDGKLSACLENVKPDRIGPVSVFTEETLLEKDEIWNALACNYGQAVPVDWRQSRTRSLYISTFNLEERLRETDDAAELSDEDELREQLDMHSIIVPCVDQEPLVTAEQVIEEIEEMMQDSPDAEAERNPSQSDLSMLSVDIRRSSPGFEHSEWPLQRAKTGGFSHKQLLLSMCVMTPGLRSLSAAELLERLTETEVNIRRFSEELVQQLAVRDELDFEKEVKNSFISALIDVQNRQKEHRESLRKKKKLKGGAGAAQGLPERTPGSRFSMDGLSSVIQNSFRQTFGSGCSERQYLTTVIPYEKKGLPPSIEDLQILTKILQAMSDDSDKVPGLLTDYILNALV
- the fez2a gene encoding fasciculation and elongation protein zeta-2 isoform X5, with amino-acid sequence MVRAMDAPIAHFDDDRPNLADVTAGSVPQHGRAEVSPAAGEAVARLLLDQDDPPGRADSDGSPKQSSVCRSTEEHLNGPDGKLSACLENVKPDRIGPVSVFTEETLLEKDEIWNALACNYGQAVPVDWRQSRTRSLYISTFNLEERLRETDDAAELSDEDELREQLDMHSIIVPCVDQEPLVTAEQVIEEIEEMMQDSPDAEAERNPSQSDLSMLSVDIRRSSPGFEHRLRSLSAAELLERLTETEVNIRRFSEELVQQLAVRDELDFEKEVKNSFISALIDVQNRQKEHRESLRKKKKLKGGAGAAQGLPERTPGSYLTTVIPYEKKGLPPSIEDLQILTKILQAMSDDSDKVPGLLTDYILNGERFSPLFLPCHH
- the fez2a gene encoding fasciculation and elongation protein zeta-2 isoform X2; amino-acid sequence: MVRAMDAPIAHFDDDRPNLADVTAGSVPQHGRAEVSPAAGEAVARLLLDQDDPPGRADSDGSPKQSSVCRSTEEHLNGPDGKLSACLENVKPDRIGPVSVFTEETLLEKDEIWNALACNYGQAVPVDWRQSRTRSLYISTFNLEERLRETDDAAELSDEDELREQLDMHSIIVPCVDQEPLVTAEQVIEEIEEMMQDSPDAEAERNPSQSDLSMLSVDIRRSSPGFEHSEWPLQRAKTGGFSHKQLLLSMCVMTPGLRSLSAAELLERLTETEVNIRRFSEELVQQLAVRDELDFEKEVKNSFISALIDVQNRQKEHRESLRKKKKLKGGAGAAQGLPERTPGSRFSMDGLSSVIQNSFRQTFGSGCSERQYLTTVIPYEKKGLPPSIEDLQILTKILQAMSDDSDKVPGLLTDYILNVFCPT
- the fez2a gene encoding fasciculation and elongation protein zeta-2 isoform X1, which gives rise to MVRAMDAPIAHFDDDRPNLADVTAGSVPQHGRAEVSPAAGEAVARLLLDQDDPPGRADSDGSPKQSSVCRSTEEHLNGPDGKLSACLENVKPDRIGPVSVFTEETLLEKDEIWNALACNYGQAVPVDWRQSRTRSLYISTFNLEERLRETDDAAELSDEDELREQLDMHSIIVPCVDQEPLVTAEQVIEEIEEMMQDSPDAEAERNPSQSDLSMLSVDIRRSSPGFEHSEWPLQRAKTGGFSHKQLLLSMCVMTPGLRSLSAAELLERLTETEVNIRRFSEELVQQLAVRDELDFEKEVKNSFISALIDVQNRQKEHRESLRKKKKLKGGAGAAQGLPERTPGSRFSMDGLSSVIQNSFRQTFGSGCSERQYLTTVIPYEKKGLPPSIEDLQILTKILQAMSDDSDKVPGLLTDYILNGERFSPLFLPCHH